A window of Paenibacillus phoenicis genomic DNA:
CACGTATCAATATATTTACGGTCAAATCGACAAGGCGGGCTTCGAGAAAGCGATCGAGCAATGGAAGAGCCGGGGCGGCTCGAAGATTATCGAGGAATATAACGCAGCGAGATAAGAGAGGAAGATTCGTATGAGAGACGCAACAGCTCCTAGTTCACTCGCGCCAAAGCTTCCACCGCCCGAAAGACGTGCGAAGGCCGCACAGCTCCGCAAGCGGCTGTGGAGAAATAAATGGCTGTATGTGATGCTGCTGCCCGGCGTGCTGTATTTCATCATCTTCAAATATTTGCCGATGTACGGGCTGATCATTTCCTTTCAGAACTACAAGCCGTATAACGGCATCCGGGGCAGCGAATGGGTAGGATTGGAGCATTTTCAGCGGCTGTTTACGGAACCGGACTTTATGGTCATTTTGAAAAACACGGTGATTTTGTTTGCGCTCAACTTGTTTATCTATTTCCCGGTGCCGATCATCCTGGCGTTGATGCTAAACGAACTGAGAGGGAACTTCTTCAAAAGGCTGTTCCAGACATTCGTTTACTTGCCGCATTTTATGTCCTGGGTCATCATCGTGTCGATTACCTACGTGATGGTGACGATGGATGGCGGGATTATTAACGAGCTGCTGGTGTACTTCGGCTTTGAAAAGATCAACTTCCTGTTGAATCCCGACTGGTTCCGACCGATGTACATCCTTCAGGTGATTTGGAGGGAGGCTGGCTGGGGGACGATCATTTACCTGGCCGGCATGGCGGCCATCGATCCCGGATTGTATGAGGCGGCACGGATGGACGGAGCCGGCCGGATGCGTCAGGTGTGGCATATTACGCTTCCGTCGATTCGGGGCGTGATCATTACGCTGTTTATTTTAAAAATCGGGCATGTGCTGGATTTGGGCTTCGAGCATGTCTATCTGCTGCTGAATTCGATGAACCGGCAGGTTGCGGAAATTATCGACACGTATGTGTACACCGCGGGGCTGCGGCAGGGGCAATACAGCTACAGCACGGCGATTGGGTTCTTCAAATCCGTCATCGGCCTGATCCTGGTCATGCTGGTCAATAAACTATCCAAGAAGTTCGGGGAGGAGGGCGTTTACTGATGGTAGAGGACCGATCGGTCAGCGGCCGTATTTACGCGGCAATCAATTTTACGCTGCTGGCCATCATTGCGTTGATAACGGTGCTGCCCTTCGTGCATGTCGTGGCCGGTTCATTTACGACAAACGCAGAGCTGGCGGCGAACAAATTCGTGCTGATTCCCAAAGTGTGGAGTCTGGAGGCTTATCGGTTTATTTTTTCAACGAATACGATCTTTAAGGCGATGGGCGTCTCGATTGGCGTCACGCTGATCGGTACGTTGTTCAGCATGCTGCTGACGGCGCTGATGGCTTACGGGTTGGCCCGTAAAGACCTCGACGGCCGGAGAACGATCAATTTTCTGGTTGTCTTTACGATGCTGTTTAACGGTGGGTTGATACCGACGTTTCTGGTTGTGAAGGAGCTGGGGATGATCGATACGTACGCCTCACTGATCATTCCTTCCTCGATCAGCGCGTTTAATATGATCATTCTGAAGAACTTCTTTCAGAACATTCCGGAGGGCTTGGAGGAGTCCGCGCGGATCGATGGCTGCAACGACTTTGGCATCTTGTTCAAAATCGTGCTGCCGCTGTCGATGCCGGCGATCGCTACGATCTCGCTCTTCTATGCGGTTACGTATTGGAATACGTACATGTCGGCGATTTTGTATCTGAACGACAGCGCCAAATGGCCGATCCAGGTGCTGCTGCGGCAAATCGTCGTGCTCGCGAGCGGGCTGGACCACAGCGCTGAGCTGGATGGAACCGTACCGCCGCCGGATCAGACGATCAAGATGGCGGTCATCGTGGTTGCCACTCTGCCGATTCTGCTGGTGTATCCGTATCTGCAGAAGCATTTTGCCAAAGGGGCTTTGCTGGGGTCGATGAAAGGTTGAGTGATCCATGGCGATGAAATACGAAGCGGAAGGAGCTGGGAAAAGATGAGGCAACGTCCAGACACTCCCTTGGAATGGGCGAAGAAGGCATGCGATTCGATGATGGACATTTACACGGATGCGGGAACTCTCCCTCCCGACCATCGCTGGCATTATCATCAAGGCGTCTTTCTGTGCGGCATGGAGCAACTGTGGGAGGTCGTTCAGGATGAGAAGTACATCAAGTACATTCAACAATACGTGGATGATCTGGTGGATGAGCAGGGCAATTTGATGTTTGCTCGCGATGAGCTGGATGCCGTGCAGGCCGGATTGCTGCTGTTCACGTTATACGAACGGACCGGGAAGGCCAAATACCGGATAGCAGCCGATAAACTGCGCTACCTGTTGCTGACGCTGAACCGCACGAGCGAGGGCGGTTATTGGCACAAGGATAAGTATCCTTATCAGATGTGGTTGGATGGTCTCTATATGGCCGGTGTGTTTTCGCTGAAATATGCGAATGCGTTTGGGGAAGCAGGGCTTCGGGCAGAGGTGCTGCACCAGGAGAAGCTGATGCGCAAACATATGCGCGATGCCAAGACGGGTTTGCTGTACCATGCCTGGGATGAGAGCCGGCGGATGCTTTGGGCGGATCCGGAAACCGGCTGTTCACCGGAATTTTGGAGCCGCTCGCTGGGCTGGTATGGTTTGGCGTTGTCTCAATTCCTCGATTTGCTGCCGGCAGATGAGCCCGGGCGGGAGGAGCTCGCGGGGGCGTTATCGAGTTTCGTGGATGCGCTGATCCGTTATCAGGACAAGGAGAGTGGGCTTTGGTATCAGGTGGTCGACAAAGGCGATCGGCCGGATAACTGGCTGGAAACGTCAGGCTCCTGCCTGTTCGTATACACCCTGGCGAAGGCGGTGCAGCAGGGCCTTGCCGGTGAAGACGCCGGGCAAGCCGCATTGAGGGGATATGAAGGGCTGACCCGGGTGGTGGAATGGGACGATAAAGGCCGTTTGGTGCTGCCGGATATCTGTATCGGCACATCGGCCGGGGATTATGACCATTACGCTGCGCGCCCGAAAGTGAAAAACGATCTGCACGGGGTTGGCGCGTTTGTGATGGCCTGCACCCAAATGGAAATGTTCCTCAGCAGAATGGAGGATCCCGCGGATGTGCACATATAATATCGTTGATTATGGTGCGGTGAAGGACAGCGGGGTTCCGGCAACCGCGGCCATCGAGGCCGCGATTACGGCGGCAAGCGAAGCCGGAGGAGGCACGGTGGTCGTGCCGGCCGGGACGTTCGTGACCGGAGCGATTTTCCTGAAGAGCCATATCGAGCTTAGGTTAAGTCCCGGGGCGGTGTTGTCCTTCAGCACCAACCCGGATGATTATCCGGTCGTAAAGTCAAGATGGGAAGGGGTGCAACGGGAGGTTCATGCCTCCTGTATCTACGGGGAAGATCTCGAGAATGTGACCGTCACGGGGAGCGGCTGCATCAACGGGAACGGCCAGCCCTGGTGGGAGAAGCAGCGCAACCGTCCGGAGGAGCTGCACTATCCGCGTCCGAAGCTGATCAGCTTCGACCGCTGCCGGCGGGTGACGATCAGGGACGTTTCGCTGGTCGACTCG
This region includes:
- a CDS encoding ABC transporter permease; this encodes MRDATAPSSLAPKLPPPERRAKAAQLRKRLWRNKWLYVMLLPGVLYFIIFKYLPMYGLIISFQNYKPYNGIRGSEWVGLEHFQRLFTEPDFMVILKNTVILFALNLFIYFPVPIILALMLNELRGNFFKRLFQTFVYLPHFMSWVIIVSITYVMVTMDGGIINELLVYFGFEKINFLLNPDWFRPMYILQVIWREAGWGTIIYLAGMAAIDPGLYEAARMDGAGRMRQVWHITLPSIRGVIITLFILKIGHVLDLGFEHVYLLLNSMNRQVAEIIDTYVYTAGLRQGQYSYSTAIGFFKSVIGLILVMLVNKLSKKFGEEGVY
- a CDS encoding glycoside hydrolase family 88/105 protein — translated: MRQRPDTPLEWAKKACDSMMDIYTDAGTLPPDHRWHYHQGVFLCGMEQLWEVVQDEKYIKYIQQYVDDLVDEQGNLMFARDELDAVQAGLLLFTLYERTGKAKYRIAADKLRYLLLTLNRTSEGGYWHKDKYPYQMWLDGLYMAGVFSLKYANAFGEAGLRAEVLHQEKLMRKHMRDAKTGLLYHAWDESRRMLWADPETGCSPEFWSRSLGWYGLALSQFLDLLPADEPGREELAGALSSFVDALIRYQDKESGLWYQVVDKGDRPDNWLETSGSCLFVYTLAKAVQQGLAGEDAGQAALRGYEGLTRVVEWDDKGRLVLPDICIGTSAGDYDHYAARPKVKNDLHGVGAFVMACTQMEMFLSRMEDPADVHI
- a CDS encoding carbohydrate ABC transporter permease → MVEDRSVSGRIYAAINFTLLAIIALITVLPFVHVVAGSFTTNAELAANKFVLIPKVWSLEAYRFIFSTNTIFKAMGVSIGVTLIGTLFSMLLTALMAYGLARKDLDGRRTINFLVVFTMLFNGGLIPTFLVVKELGMIDTYASLIIPSSISAFNMIILKNFFQNIPEGLEESARIDGCNDFGILFKIVLPLSMPAIATISLFYAVTYWNTYMSAILYLNDSAKWPIQVLLRQIVVLASGLDHSAELDGTVPPPDQTIKMAVIVVATLPILLVYPYLQKHFAKGALLGSMKG